The Streptomyces sp. NBC_00670 genome window below encodes:
- a CDS encoding ATP-binding protein: MDPNNAGPEEYGHDGDGRDGREDGDGQGRTARRPPRDSLTADFGQHAPAPARTVQLVAGEFLLTVNPVDGSEIENRPPRERPGHPGLPERPAKYGTARRAERERAARPPVPPGPTLPDSGLLQREDAHERLVGLLARGRSVRLVGARGSGRTVLLDAVAGDCADLAPDGVVRLCGHRRTADELLDDLYHAVYDAPEYRPGRDELREALAEIGAVVLLDDLEFGGAALDDLLDATPECAYLCAVTPDVPAPSAEAAFEDVELGGLDRAGCVELLERAVGRVLTEEESNWAGDLLFESEGLPLRFKQAGALLRQRDRLRLEAEAFDEYGVFEDAKAGADAVQDTAPEPGTGDEEPLPPLAEAAAAAPLLASRLSRSARETLQFAVALDGEVPHLTHLPALVDDTHADAALAELAGCALVTPVGARYRLAAGVLEQLVAAGYDTAAEEHLLTAARHYAWWAGHPSVTPERVSAEADAVLAALTALVPLTAPVEEHAEDASAWEAGEEAESPVAVRLARQAAPAFAAGLRWSAWERALRAGAEASRLAGEVADQAYFHHELGVLALCEGQLDRARAELETSVGLRGAVADRRGTVAGRRALALVDDRAGTAPGAALVLASDFDAVVEPAGEEPSVGGSSAAWPPVGDTATLVSYRAVAALPPGGGAGAAVGGRRQGGLRGVARGTRRNLVAAGAGALLVAVLGTVVTLGATSDNDHNENAPSERIGVDPSIGQDSGDDSLGGDTAKKDGDGAGNGGKVAAPSDPGPDGTYGTADDPSPSSSASSSPSATRSSSTGKGHGGGGKEHGGGGGGDDRPSKPASPTKSTPEGTPSSSTSSSTSPGTSESPSGTATEDPSMTNSASSSSSTTVTSSAPEPGSSGATPTI, encoded by the coding sequence CCCGCTCCGGCCCGCACCGTCCAGCTCGTCGCGGGCGAGTTCCTGCTCACCGTCAACCCGGTGGACGGCAGCGAGATCGAGAACCGCCCGCCGCGGGAACGCCCCGGACACCCGGGACTCCCCGAGCGGCCCGCCAAGTACGGCACCGCCCGCCGAGCCGAGCGCGAGCGCGCCGCCCGGCCGCCCGTGCCGCCGGGCCCCACGCTCCCGGACTCCGGACTGCTCCAGCGCGAGGACGCGCACGAGCGGCTCGTCGGGCTGCTGGCCCGCGGCCGCTCCGTCCGCCTCGTCGGCGCCCGGGGCTCGGGCCGCACCGTCCTGCTGGACGCCGTCGCCGGGGACTGCGCCGACCTCGCCCCCGACGGCGTCGTCCGCCTCTGCGGCCACCGGCGCACCGCCGACGAGCTGCTGGACGACCTCTACCACGCCGTGTACGACGCCCCCGAGTACCGTCCGGGCCGCGACGAACTGCGCGAGGCCCTCGCCGAGATCGGCGCCGTCGTCCTCCTCGACGACCTCGAGTTCGGCGGCGCCGCCCTCGACGACCTCCTCGATGCCACCCCCGAGTGCGCCTACCTCTGCGCCGTCACGCCCGACGTGCCCGCCCCCTCGGCCGAGGCCGCCTTCGAGGACGTCGAACTGGGCGGACTGGACCGCGCCGGCTGCGTCGAACTCCTGGAGCGGGCCGTCGGCCGCGTCCTCACCGAGGAGGAGTCCAACTGGGCCGGCGACCTCCTCTTCGAGTCCGAGGGGCTCCCGCTGCGCTTCAAGCAGGCCGGGGCGCTGCTGCGGCAGCGGGACCGGCTGCGCCTGGAGGCCGAGGCGTTCGACGAGTACGGCGTCTTCGAGGACGCCAAGGCCGGGGCCGACGCCGTCCAGGACACCGCGCCCGAGCCCGGCACCGGCGACGAGGAGCCGCTGCCCCCGCTCGCCGAGGCCGCGGCGGCCGCCCCGCTGCTCGCCTCCCGGCTGAGCCGCTCGGCTCGCGAGACCCTGCAGTTCGCGGTCGCGCTCGACGGCGAGGTCCCGCACCTCACCCACCTCCCCGCGCTCGTCGACGACACCCACGCGGACGCCGCACTCGCCGAGCTGGCCGGCTGCGCGCTGGTCACCCCGGTCGGCGCGCGCTACCGGCTCGCCGCCGGGGTCCTGGAGCAGCTGGTGGCCGCCGGGTACGACACGGCGGCCGAGGAGCACCTGCTGACCGCCGCCCGGCACTACGCCTGGTGGGCCGGGCACCCCTCGGTCACGCCCGAGCGGGTCTCGGCCGAGGCCGACGCCGTGCTGGCCGCGCTCACCGCGCTGGTGCCGCTCACCGCGCCGGTGGAGGAGCACGCCGAGGATGCCTCCGCATGGGAGGCCGGCGAGGAGGCGGAGAGCCCCGTCGCCGTGCGGCTCGCCCGGCAGGCCGCGCCCGCGTTCGCCGCGGGGCTGCGGTGGAGCGCCTGGGAGCGGGCGCTGCGGGCGGGCGCGGAGGCCTCGCGGCTGGCGGGGGAGGTGGCCGACCAGGCGTACTTCCACCACGAGCTGGGCGTCCTCGCCCTCTGCGAGGGCCAGTTGGACCGGGCGCGGGCCGAGCTGGAGACGTCCGTCGGGCTGCGGGGTGCGGTCGCCGACCGGCGGGGGACCGTCGCGGGGCGGCGGGCGCTGGCGCTCGTCGACGACCGGGCGGGGACGGCGCCGGGGGCGGCGCTCGTACTGGCCTCCGACTTCGACGCCGTCGTGGAGCCGGCGGGCGAGGAACCCTCGGTGGGGGGTTCCTCGGCGGCGTGGCCTCCGGTGGGGGACACCGCGACGTTGGTGTCGTACCGGGCGGTGGCGGCGCTGCCGCCGGGGGGTGGTGCCGGTGCCGCTGTCGGCGGGCGTCGGCAAGGCGGGCTCCGTGGGGTGGCGCGCGGGACCCGGCGCAACCTCGTTGCCGCGGGGGCGGGGGCGCTGCTCGTGGCCGTGCTCGGCACGGTGGTGACGCTGGGGGCGACCTCCGACAACGACCACAACGAGAACGCGCCCTCCGAGCGGATCGGGGTCGATCCGTCGATCGGTCAGGACAGTGGGGACGACAGTCTGGGCGGGGACACGGCGAAGAAGGACGGCGACGGGGCGGGGAACGGCGGGAAGGTGGCGGCGCCGTCGGATCCGGGTCCTGACGGGACGTACGGGACGGCGGACGACCCGTCGCCGTCGTCGTCGGCCTCCTCCTCGCCGTCGGCGACGCGGTCGTCGTCCACGGGCAAGGGCCACGGTGGGGGCGGGAAGGAACACGGCGGGGGTGGGGGCGGGGACGACCGGCCGTCCAAGCCGGCCTCGCCGACGAAGTCGACGCCCGAGGGCACGCCTTCCTCCTCGACTTCGTCGAGTACGTCGCCGGGCACGTCCGAGTCGCCGTCGGGGACGGCCACGGAGGATCCGTCCATGACCAACTCGGCGTCCTCGTCATCCAGTACGACGGTGACGAGCAGTGCGCCGGAGCCGGGTTCGTCGGGGGCGACGCCGACGATCTGA
- the nucS gene encoding endonuclease NucS: MRLVIARCSVDYAGRLTAHLPSAPRLILVKADGSVSIHADDRAYKPLNWMSPPCTLKEGSGEEAGVWTVVNKAGEKLIITMEEILHDSSHELGVDPGLIKDGVEAHLQELLADRIETLGDGYTLIRREYMTAIGPVDILCRDGDGGTVAVEIKRRGEIDGVEQLTRYLDLLNRDPHLAPVRGVFAAQEIKPQARVLAADRGIGCHILDYDALRGIEDDKLRLF, from the coding sequence GGCCGGCTCACCGCCCACCTTCCCTCGGCGCCCCGTCTGATCCTCGTGAAGGCCGACGGCAGTGTGTCGATCCATGCGGACGACCGGGCCTACAAGCCTCTGAACTGGATGTCTCCGCCCTGCACCCTCAAGGAGGGCAGTGGTGAGGAGGCGGGGGTGTGGACCGTCGTGAACAAGGCGGGCGAGAAGCTCATCATCACGATGGAGGAGATCCTCCACGACTCCTCGCACGAACTCGGGGTGGACCCCGGGCTGATCAAGGACGGCGTGGAAGCACACCTTCAGGAACTGCTCGCGGACCGGATCGAGACGCTGGGGGACGGTTACACGCTCATCCGGCGCGAGTACATGACGGCGATCGGGCCGGTGGACATCCTGTGCCGGGACGGCGACGGCGGGACCGTCGCCGTGGAGATCAAGCGGCGGGGGGAGATCGACGGGGTCGAGCAGTTGACGCGGTACCTGGATCTGCTGAACCGGGATCCGCATCTGGCGCCGGTGCGGGGGGTGTTCGCGGCGCAGGAGATCAAGCCGCAGGCGCGGGTCCTGGCGGCGGACCGCGGCATCGGCTGCCACATCCTGGACTACGACGCACTCCGCGGCATCGAGGACGACAAACTCCGCCTGTTCTGA